The Cohnella abietis genome has a segment encoding these proteins:
- a CDS encoding Rieske (2Fe-2S) protein: MNELEIDLGSLDDFTTFPTEVTLELTPYWLVRTSEGGFRLLMAICPHAGGEIRPLNDVLFCPLHFWTFDAETGICLNDSDECLVQRKVSVRDNHLYAAGSID, from the coding sequence ATGAACGAGCTAGAAATCGATCTCGGATCTTTGGATGACTTTACGACATTTCCCACAGAGGTTACGTTAGAGCTTACGCCTTATTGGCTTGTCCGGACCTCTGAAGGAGGATTTCGCCTATTGATGGCCATCTGTCCCCACGCAGGGGGAGAAATCCGCCCCCTTAATGATGTTCTATTCTGTCCGCTGCACTTCTGGACGTTCGATGCAGAAACCGGAATATGCTTGAATGATTCTGATGAATGCCTAGTGCAGCGGAAGGTTAGTGTTCGGGACAACCATTTATACGCAGCGGGAAGTATCGATTAA
- a CDS encoding DUF2161 domain-containing phosphodiesterase, producing MAVKYETELYPPVKTFFTERGYEVKAEIRGCDLVALRPDLTQPTIVEMKKTFTLPLLLQGIDRQKTGASVWLAVERNRTKKGAHNQRFNEITALCRRLSLGFLTVTFFRTKSPIIDVWCEPAGQSASAATSLVRDSLAAEAVQPYETVTGGRRSKAKATKLLKEFTARSGDYNIGGSTKRKLITAYRERAIQCALALDCHGPSAPRQVRDWTHCPTAGAVLRENYYAWFKRVAKGVYELTPAGKSALHEYADVTAVWANQFPWASQYLKASDKLTIEGEANG from the coding sequence GTGGCCGTTAAATATGAAACCGAACTATACCCGCCTGTGAAAACCTTTTTTACTGAACGGGGCTATGAAGTTAAAGCAGAAATTCGCGGTTGTGATCTCGTCGCCTTGCGCCCAGATCTTACGCAGCCAACTATTGTGGAAATGAAAAAAACATTCACCTTACCTCTGCTGCTGCAAGGTATTGATCGCCAAAAAACAGGCGCTTCCGTCTGGTTAGCTGTTGAACGCAACCGCACAAAAAAGGGAGCCCACAATCAACGTTTCAATGAAATTACAGCACTCTGCAGACGCCTAAGTCTTGGATTTCTTACCGTTACTTTCTTTCGAACAAAATCGCCGATTATTGACGTTTGGTGTGAACCCGCAGGTCAATCTGCTTCAGCAGCTACTTCCCTTGTACGTGACTCACTCGCAGCAGAAGCTGTGCAGCCCTATGAGACGGTCACTGGCGGCCGTCGCAGCAAAGCTAAAGCGACTAAGCTCCTTAAGGAATTTACCGCCCGTAGCGGTGATTACAACATTGGAGGGAGTACGAAACGTAAGCTTATTACCGCTTATCGAGAGAGAGCCATTCAATGCGCTTTAGCACTGGATTGCCACGGACCGTCCGCTCCTCGTCAGGTTAGGGATTGGACCCATTGTCCTACTGCAGGCGCTGTCCTTCGGGAAAATTATTATGCCTGGTTCAAACGGGTTGCGAAAGGCGTATACGAGCTTACACCTGCTGGAAAATCAGCTTTGCATGAATATGCTGATGTGACTGCTGTATGGGCAAACCAATTCCCTTGGGCTAGTCAGTACCTTAAAGCCTCGGACAAGTTAACTATAGAAGGAGAAGCTAACGGATGA
- a CDS encoding PrkA family serine protein kinase → MDIFSRISEYQAESEKLSWSGTFRDYIELLRRDNTPAMTAHARVYDMIVSHGVEEKGGSKKYNFFNSEIFGLDHTMERLVEEYFHSAARRLDVRKRILLLMGPVSGGKSTIVTLLKKGLEQYSRTFRGAVYAIKGCPMQEDPLHLIPEELRREVEKELGVRIEGDLCPSCAMRLRTEFDGNIEQVPIERVLISEKNRVGIGTFSPSDPKSQDIADLTGSIDFSTITEYGSESDPRAYRFDGELNKANRGLMEFQEMLKCDEKFLWNLLSLTQEGNFKAGRFALISADELIVAHTNESEYKAFISNKKNEALQSRMIVMPVPYNLKVSEEEKIYTKLIGQSDMNHVHIAPHALRAAAIFSILTRLKESKKQGMDLVKKMRMYDGEEVEGYKEADLKEMQNEFAEEGMSGIDPRYVINRISSALIKHNMPCINALDVLRALKDGLDQHPSITREEREKYLNFISVARKEYDNLAKKEIQKAFVYSFEESARTLFDNYLDNIESYCNWSKIKDPLTGEEMDPDERLMRSIEEQIGVSENAKKAFREEILIRISAYSRKGKKFDYSMHDRLREAIEKKLFTDLKDIVKITTSTKTPDESQLKRINEVTKRLMDEHNYCPVCSNELLRYVGSLLNR, encoded by the coding sequence ATGGACATCTTCAGTCGAATCTCAGAATATCAGGCCGAGAGTGAAAAGCTGAGCTGGTCGGGGACATTTCGGGATTATATCGAACTACTTCGCCGCGACAATACTCCGGCGATGACCGCACATGCCCGGGTTTACGACATGATCGTTTCCCATGGGGTAGAAGAGAAGGGCGGGAGTAAAAAATATAATTTTTTCAACTCGGAAATTTTCGGATTGGATCACACGATGGAGAGGCTTGTGGAGGAGTATTTTCATTCCGCAGCCAGACGATTGGACGTTCGTAAAAGAATATTATTGTTGATGGGTCCGGTTAGCGGTGGGAAATCTACGATAGTCACATTGCTGAAAAAAGGGCTAGAGCAATACTCACGGACGTTTCGAGGTGCGGTATACGCCATTAAAGGCTGCCCAATGCAAGAGGACCCTCTACATCTCATACCCGAAGAGCTGCGCCGGGAGGTGGAGAAGGAGCTGGGTGTTCGCATAGAGGGGGATTTATGTCCTTCCTGCGCAATGCGCTTGCGAACGGAATTTGACGGGAATATAGAGCAGGTGCCGATTGAACGGGTACTTATTTCGGAGAAAAACCGGGTCGGAATCGGTACTTTCAGTCCATCTGATCCTAAATCACAAGATATTGCAGATTTAACCGGCAGCATCGACTTCTCGACGATTACGGAATATGGCTCGGAGTCTGATCCTCGAGCTTATCGATTCGATGGGGAATTAAATAAAGCTAATCGTGGACTAATGGAATTCCAAGAGATGCTCAAGTGTGATGAGAAATTTCTGTGGAATCTTCTTTCCTTAACGCAAGAGGGAAATTTCAAAGCGGGCAGATTCGCATTAATTAGTGCGGATGAATTAATTGTGGCACATACGAACGAATCTGAATACAAGGCGTTTATCTCAAACAAGAAGAATGAGGCGCTCCAATCGAGAATGATTGTTATGCCTGTTCCTTATAACTTGAAGGTGTCGGAAGAGGAAAAAATTTATACGAAGCTAATCGGTCAGTCTGATATGAATCACGTGCATATTGCCCCGCATGCGCTACGTGCGGCAGCGATTTTCTCCATTCTGACAAGATTAAAGGAATCAAAGAAGCAGGGCATGGATTTGGTTAAAAAAATGCGGATGTACGATGGCGAAGAGGTAGAAGGGTATAAGGAAGCGGATTTGAAGGAGATGCAAAACGAGTTCGCAGAGGAAGGTATGTCCGGTATCGACCCGAGGTATGTAATTAACCGGATATCTAGCGCCTTAATTAAGCATAATATGCCTTGTATCAATGCCTTGGATGTATTGCGTGCGCTCAAAGACGGGCTAGATCAGCATCCTTCGATTACGCGAGAAGAGCGGGAGAAGTATTTGAACTTTATTTCTGTCGCGCGTAAGGAATACGATAATCTAGCCAAGAAAGAAATTCAGAAAGCATTTGTTTATTCCTTCGAAGAATCAGCTCGTACTTTATTCGATAACTATCTCGACAACATTGAGTCGTATTGCAACTGGTCAAAGATTAAGGATCCGCTCACAGGCGAAGAAATGGATCCCGATGAAAGGCTTATGCGCTCAATAGAAGAGCAAATTGGCGTTTCTGAAAACGCGAAAAAGGCGTTCCGTGAGGAAATACTGATTCGAATATCGGCCTATTCACGTAAAGGGAAGAAGTTCGATTACAGCATGCACGATCGCTTAAGGGAAGCGATTGAGAAGAAGCTGTTTACGGATCTGAAGGATATTGTTAAGATTACGACCTCCACCAAAACGCCAGACGAGAGCCAATTGAAGCGAATTAATGAGGTAACCAAGAGGCTTATGGATGAGCACAACTATTGCCCTGTATGCTCGAATGAGCTTCTGCGCTATGTTGGGAGCTTGCTGAATCGGTAG
- a CDS encoding glycosyl hydrolase family 18 protein: MIHKMTRLRLILLLIVIGFTVIPMPAGHAGNEIKVTYDSNKIIFNSQPVLSNGNTYVETRPFIQKLGLQVSWLNNTKFRLFNPNLVIDMEVNSQTVYVNNKKTIIAIAPIKIGATLFLPVRPITTLTNHNLSWDQASNTIMISKKTDTSEQQPPEPPTKSNKVIAYYPSWATYQKFEVSQIPAANITHINYAFANISNGTVVMGDSTADKGNFEQLRQLKKNNPKLKTLISVGGWTWSSQFSDVSLSTSSRNRFADSAVQFIRDHGFDGVDIDWEYPVSGGLASNNSKPQDKQNFTLLLQTIREKLNAAQLKDGKTYLLTIAAGAFPEYVNNTEISKVAAAVDWINLMTYDYHGSWEKNSNHNAPLYADPKDQGSTTSNIDSTVKTYVNAKVPSDKLVLGIPMYGRSWTNCGATNMGLYQACNGVAPGAIAAGVHEYGNLEKQSLINKNGFVRYWSDSAKVPWLYNKSTGTFITYEDPESISYKAEYIKAKGLAGAMVWELSQDFNRTLLNKLVSSLK, from the coding sequence ATGATACATAAAATGACCCGACTCCGTCTCATTCTGCTTCTTATCGTGATCGGGTTTACAGTGATACCCATGCCGGCCGGTCACGCGGGAAACGAGATTAAAGTCACCTACGACAGTAATAAGATCATTTTTAATTCGCAGCCAGTATTGAGTAATGGAAATACATACGTTGAAACACGACCTTTTATTCAGAAGCTGGGACTACAAGTCAGTTGGTTGAACAATACCAAATTTAGACTGTTCAATCCTAATCTAGTCATTGATATGGAAGTTAATAGTCAAACCGTATATGTTAATAACAAAAAAACGATTATTGCCATCGCACCGATCAAGATCGGAGCAACACTATTTCTTCCTGTACGTCCCATCACAACCCTTACGAACCATAATCTATCATGGGATCAAGCATCGAATACAATCATGATTAGCAAAAAAACGGACACCTCGGAGCAACAGCCTCCGGAACCTCCGACAAAATCCAACAAGGTTATTGCCTACTATCCGTCATGGGCAACCTATCAGAAATTCGAAGTATCACAAATTCCCGCGGCTAATATTACCCACATCAACTATGCCTTTGCTAATATTAGTAACGGTACAGTTGTAATGGGCGATTCAACAGCCGATAAAGGTAATTTTGAGCAGCTCCGCCAGCTTAAAAAAAATAATCCCAAGCTAAAAACATTAATTAGTGTTGGAGGGTGGACTTGGTCCAGCCAATTTTCGGATGTCTCTCTATCTACCTCTTCACGAAATAGATTCGCGGACAGCGCTGTTCAATTTATTCGTGATCACGGATTTGATGGTGTTGATATTGATTGGGAATATCCCGTTTCTGGTGGACTGGCATCCAACAATTCTAAGCCTCAGGACAAACAAAACTTCACATTGCTGCTCCAAACCATTCGAGAAAAACTAAATGCTGCTCAGCTTAAAGACGGTAAAACATACTTACTTACTATTGCGGCAGGAGCATTCCCTGAATACGTTAACAATACCGAAATCTCCAAGGTCGCTGCCGCCGTCGATTGGATTAATCTAATGACCTATGATTATCACGGCAGCTGGGAGAAAAATAGCAATCATAATGCACCTCTTTATGCAGATCCCAAAGATCAAGGCAGCACCACGTCCAACATCGATAGCACAGTCAAAACTTATGTTAATGCTAAGGTTCCTTCTGATAAGCTCGTGCTAGGCATTCCCATGTACGGACGCAGCTGGACGAATTGTGGAGCAACCAATATGGGGCTCTATCAAGCTTGCAATGGAGTAGCCCCAGGAGCTATTGCTGCCGGTGTACATGAATATGGCAATCTAGAGAAACAAAGCTTGATTAACAAAAATGGGTTTGTCCGCTACTGGAGCGATAGTGCCAAGGTCCCTTGGCTGTATAATAAATCAACCGGCACCTTCATTACCTACGAAGATCCCGAATCTATCTCCTACAAAGCTGAGTACATCAAAGCCAAAGGATTAGCCGGAGCAATGGTCTGGGAATTAAGCCAGGATTTTAATCGTACCCTACTAAATAAGCTGGTCTCTTCTTTGAAGTAG
- a CDS encoding sensor histidine kinase has product MDSDKSILNKVIAFIVIQFALLGFMQLIQITPDKYNKTLNSILIYATISFSFLALISIIRLLVRTREQAVRMTQEVYVEEINDMFTSIRGQRHDFLNHVQVIHTMAQMGKTEQLKSYVADLVKETRDVSEIVHHSSPALAAFVQAKMTVALGKGVSFTYELPDNWNTESTTIKVIDIIKIMGNLVDNAFDETENLPIDQRQTHASIIIKENNMIELQVSNKGRPISAKEQEKMFLPGYSTKGTGHSGLGLAIIQERVKHYNGVLDVQSDADSGSTIFRISLPQSI; this is encoded by the coding sequence ATGGATAGTGATAAAAGCATTTTAAATAAAGTAATCGCATTCATTGTCATCCAATTCGCTTTACTAGGATTCATGCAGCTTATCCAAATTACACCCGACAAGTACAACAAAACACTTAACTCTATCTTAATATATGCAACTATATCTTTTAGCTTCCTAGCCCTAATCTCCATCATTCGTCTGCTTGTCCGTACCCGGGAGCAAGCAGTTCGTATGACCCAGGAGGTATATGTAGAAGAAATCAACGATATGTTTACTTCGATTCGTGGTCAAAGACATGATTTTCTTAACCATGTCCAAGTTATCCATACAATGGCCCAGATGGGCAAAACAGAACAGTTAAAGTCGTACGTGGCAGATTTAGTTAAAGAAACGCGTGATGTTAGCGAGATAGTCCATCATTCCTCACCTGCATTAGCAGCTTTCGTGCAAGCAAAGATGACAGTGGCTCTTGGCAAGGGTGTCTCATTTACCTACGAATTACCCGACAATTGGAACACTGAGAGCACTACAATTAAAGTTATTGATATTATCAAAATTATGGGCAATCTCGTCGATAATGCTTTTGACGAAACGGAAAACCTTCCAATTGATCAAAGACAGACTCATGCCTCAATCATAATCAAAGAAAATAATATGATTGAGCTCCAAGTTTCCAACAAAGGACGTCCCATTAGCGCCAAAGAACAAGAAAAAATGTTTCTGCCCGGCTATTCTACTAAAGGTACAGGTCATTCCGGTCTAGGACTTGCTATTATTCAAGAACGTGTAAAGCACTATAACGGCGTTCTAGATGTCCAGTCAGATGCAGACTCCGGCAGCACCATATTCCGCATTTCACTCCCCCAGTCTATTTAA